One Clostridium sp. CM027 genomic window carries:
- the dxs gene encoding 1-deoxy-D-xylulose-5-phosphate synthase has protein sequence MSKILDDFNDINSVKKMSIQELNVFAGEIRSFLIEKVSKTGGHLASNLGVVELTLSLYNVFNLDKDKLIWDVGHQSYVHKILTGRKDKFDALRNFGGLSGFPKKEESKYDIFESGHSSTSISAGLGIARARDLQKEDYNVISVIGDGALTGGMSFEALNDIGFRKTKMIIVLNDNQMSISKNVGGMSKYLSQFRIDPTYNRIKKEINSTLRKIPSVGDGMVSSIQKIKNGIKQVIVPGMLFEHMGIKYLGPIDGHDIKEVSKVLKLAKEIDGPVIIHVITKKGKGYKFAENQPRKYHSVGPFNPLIGELCGSSKKSYSDGFGEQIVSLAKENKNIVAITAAMPEGTGLEMFSKQFPNRFFDVGIAEQHAVTMAAGMASQGLKPIFAVYSTFLQRAYDQIVHDVCIQKLPVIFAIDRAGIVGADGETHQGVFDLSYLSHIPNMTIMAPKCISELKSMLTFAVKQDYPIAIRYPRGGDNCNVKMSPIENFKRGKWETLLGGGKIAFIATGKMVQNAILVREKLNNMGIEATVINACFIKPIDKELLLELVNKKYSLVTIEDNLVHGGLGSLVLEYVNSLTTKTRVINLGFKDEFIPHGTVDILYKLHKLDVDGIFESILGLV, from the coding sequence ATGAGTAAAATTTTAGATGATTTTAATGACATAAATTCAGTGAAAAAAATGTCTATACAAGAGTTGAATGTTTTTGCAGGAGAAATTAGAAGTTTTCTAATTGAAAAAGTATCTAAAACTGGAGGACATTTAGCTTCTAATTTAGGTGTAGTAGAATTAACATTAAGTTTATACAATGTTTTTAATTTGGATAAAGACAAATTAATATGGGATGTGGGTCACCAATCTTATGTACATAAAATTCTTACAGGAAGAAAAGATAAATTTGATGCACTTAGAAATTTCGGTGGATTAAGTGGTTTTCCTAAAAAAGAAGAAAGCAAATATGATATATTTGAATCAGGACATAGTAGTACTTCTATTTCTGCAGGGCTGGGCATTGCAAGGGCTAGAGATTTACAAAAGGAAGATTATAACGTTATTTCGGTAATAGGTGATGGTGCACTTACAGGAGGTATGTCTTTTGAGGCATTAAATGATATAGGCTTTAGGAAAACTAAAATGATTATTGTGCTTAATGATAATCAAATGTCTATTTCTAAAAATGTTGGAGGCATGTCTAAGTACCTAAGCCAATTTAGAATTGACCCAACTTATAATAGAATAAAAAAAGAAATAAATTCTACGCTTAGAAAAATTCCTAGCGTAGGAGACGGTATGGTTAGTTCAATTCAAAAGATTAAAAATGGAATTAAGCAGGTTATTGTGCCAGGGATGCTCTTTGAGCATATGGGTATTAAATATTTAGGACCTATAGATGGACATGATATTAAAGAGGTAAGCAAGGTATTGAAGCTAGCTAAAGAAATAGACGGACCAGTGATTATTCATGTTATAACTAAAAAGGGCAAGGGTTATAAATTTGCTGAAAACCAGCCACGTAAATACCATAGCGTAGGTCCATTTAACCCCTTAATTGGAGAGCTATGTGGTAGTTCTAAGAAAAGTTACTCTGATGGATTTGGGGAGCAGATTGTAAGCCTTGCAAAGGAGAACAAAAATATAGTGGCAATAACAGCTGCCATGCCTGAGGGTACTGGCCTAGAAATGTTTTCAAAACAGTTTCCTAATAGATTTTTTGATGTAGGAATTGCGGAGCAACATGCAGTTACTATGGCAGCAGGAATGGCATCGCAAGGTTTAAAACCTATTTTTGCGGTTTACTCAACTTTTCTTCAGAGAGCTTATGACCAAATTGTACATGATGTATGCATTCAAAAGTTACCTGTTATTTTTGCTATAGATAGAGCGGGCATTGTTGGAGCCGATGGAGAAACACATCAAGGAGTATTTGATTTATCATATTTATCTCATATTCCCAATATGACAATTATGGCTCCAAAATGTATAAGTGAATTGAAGTCAATGTTAACTTTTGCAGTTAAACAAGATTACCCAATTGCTATAAGATACCCAAGGGGTGGGGATAATTGCAATGTTAAAATGTCTCCTATTGAAAACTTTAAGAGGGGGAAATGGGAAACCCTTTTAGGCGGAGGAAAAATAGCCTTTATAGCTACAGGTAAAATGGTTCAAAATGCTATATTGGTTAGAGAAAAATTAAACAATATGGGAATAGAAGCTACTGTAATTAATGCGTGTTTTATTAAACCTATTGATAAAGAACTACTTTTAGAGCTAGTGAATAAAAAATATTCTTTAGTAACTATAGAGGATAATCTTGTGCATGGGGGATTAGGTTCTTTAGTACTAGAATATGTGAATTCACTTACGACAAAAACAAGGGTCATTAATTTAGGATTTAAAGATGAGTTTATTCCTCACGGAACAGTTGACATACTGTATAAATTACATAAACTAGATGTAGATGGAATTTTTGAAAGTATTTTAGGGTTAGTTTAA
- a CDS encoding TlyA family RNA methyltransferase, with protein sequence MLEDKQRLDVLVVKRGVLFSRERAKENIISGNIFVDGIMTTKCGKKVDISSSIEFIGEDIPYVSRGGLKLQKAINSFDIELKDKVCLDIGASTGGFTDCMLQHGACKVYAIDVGTNQLGDKLRGDVRVVSMENTNIRYLNVDSIGELADFASIDVSFISLEKVIPNLLNLLKNDGSVVALLKPQFEVGVGIVNKKGVVKKPSEHVKVIVRVLNFLRCLDVKVINVNYSSIKGPNGNIEYLIYFTKSKENYVNYIEDNITHIVSEAHKDLNRVSEDKNNS encoded by the coding sequence ATGTTAGAAGATAAACAAAGATTAGATGTTCTTGTAGTTAAAAGGGGAGTTCTATTTTCAAGAGAAAGAGCAAAGGAAAATATAATTTCCGGAAATATATTTGTGGATGGTATTATGACTACTAAATGTGGGAAAAAAGTAGATATATCATCTAGTATTGAATTCATAGGAGAAGATATTCCTTATGTAAGCAGGGGTGGATTAAAGCTTCAAAAGGCTATAAATTCTTTCGATATTGAACTTAAAGATAAAGTTTGCCTAGATATAGGCGCATCTACAGGCGGGTTTACAGATTGCATGCTTCAACATGGAGCATGCAAGGTATACGCTATAGATGTTGGAACAAATCAGTTAGGTGATAAATTGAGAGGCGACGTGCGAGTAGTATCCATGGAAAATACAAACATAAGATATTTAAATGTAGATAGTATAGGAGAACTTGCCGATTTTGCAAGTATTGATGTATCATTTATATCCCTGGAAAAAGTTATTCCCAATTTACTTAACCTATTAAAAAATGATGGTAGCGTTGTAGCACTATTAAAGCCACAATTTGAAGTAGGGGTAGGCATCGTAAATAAAAAAGGTGTGGTTAAAAAACCTAGTGAACATGTAAAGGTAATAGTTAGAGTTTTAAACTTTCTGAGATGTCTAGATGTAAAGGTTATTAATGTTAATTACTCATCGATAAAAGGACCTAATGGGAATATTGAATATTTAATTTATTTTACAAAATCTAAAGAGAACTATGTGAATTATATTGAAGATAATATAACTCACATAGTTAGTGAAGCTCATAAAGATTTAAATAGGGTAAGCGAGGATAAAAATAATAGTTGA
- a CDS encoding NAD(+)/NADH kinase, translated as MKKIGININTTKDEDGKISKYVKNIISKYIDDTNIFVFKDSIGLENIKYNDLDIIIALGGDGTILRTSRNLNNSNIPILGVNIGNLGFLSSVELLEFENAMKRFSEDDYYVEDRMMLNCTLPYRDKTEEYTALNDIIVSKGTLARVVKYELHIDNKFYIEFTGDGLIISTPTGSTAYSLSAGGPIIYPNLDVIAVTPICPLSLYMRTIVLDCKSEISINIKSEHESIFLTLDGQRAIKLNNYEKILVSVSNKKCRLVKFNDYNYFEILRKKIISRTMDCEGEKNEDFTSCKSN; from the coding sequence ATGAAAAAAATTGGCATTAATATAAATACAACTAAGGATGAAGATGGGAAAATAAGTAAGTATGTAAAAAATATTATTAGTAAGTATATAGATGATACTAACATATTTGTATTTAAAGATTCCATTGGCCTTGAAAATATAAAATATAACGATTTAGATATTATTATTGCTTTAGGTGGAGATGGAACTATTTTAAGAACATCGCGAAATTTAAACAACTCTAATATCCCAATTTTAGGTGTGAATATAGGCAATTTGGGATTTCTTTCTAGTGTGGAGTTACTAGAGTTTGAAAATGCTATGAAAAGATTTAGTGAAGATGATTATTATGTAGAAGACAGAATGATGCTTAATTGCACTTTGCCATATCGAGATAAAACTGAAGAATATACTGCTTTAAATGATATAATTGTATCAAAGGGAACACTAGCGAGAGTTGTTAAATATGAATTACACATAGATAATAAGTTTTACATTGAGTTTACAGGGGATGGGCTTATAATATCTACGCCAACAGGGTCTACAGCATATTCATTATCTGCAGGAGGGCCTATAATTTATCCTAACTTAGATGTTATAGCTGTAACTCCTATTTGCCCATTATCTTTATATATGAGAACTATAGTGCTGGACTGTAAAAGTGAAATATCTATAAATATAAAAAGTGAACATGAAAGCATATTTTTGACATTAGATGGACAACGGGCAATAAAGCTAAATAACTATGAGAAAATATTAGTAAGTGTTTCAAATAAGAAGTGTAGATTGGTTAAATTTAATGATTATAATTATTTTGAAATTTTGAGAAAAAAAATAATTTCTAGAACAATGGATTGTGAGGGAGAAAAAAATGAAGATTTCACGTCATGCAAAAGTAATTGA
- a CDS encoding arginine repressor gives MKISRHAKVIEIIQANEIETQEQLAEELKNNGFDITQATVSRDIKELKLIKVMNAHGSHKYATSSPADTFLSNKLVNIFSQTVLYVDHVDNFIVLKTISGAGAAAAEALDSLKFNGIVGTIAGDNTIFILVRKEEETKEIIQKIKKMISE, from the coding sequence ATGAAGATTTCACGTCATGCAAAAGTAATTGAGATTATCCAAGCTAATGAGATTGAAACTCAGGAGCAGTTAGCAGAAGAACTAAAAAACAATGGATTTGATATTACTCAAGCAACTGTATCGAGAGACATAAAGGAATTGAAATTAATTAAGGTTATGAATGCACATGGAAGTCACAAGTATGCAACTAGTTCTCCGGCAGATACCTTTTTATCAAATAAATTGGTTAATATTTTTTCTCAAACAGTTCTTTATGTTGACCATGTAGATAATTTTATAGTATTAAAAACGATTTCTGGAGCTGGAGCTGCTGCTGCTGAAGCTTTAGATTCTTTAAAGTTCAATGGTATTGTAGGTACTATAGCTGGAGATAATACTATATTTATTTTAGTTAGAAAAGAAGAAGAGACAAAAGAGATAATCCAAAAAATTAAAAAAATGATTAGTGAATAG
- the recN gene encoding DNA repair protein RecN has translation MLLQLNIMNFALIEKLSINFEKGFNVLSGETGAGKSILIDAINYVLGGKFNKNLIRTGENKTYVEAIFSIDTKNNKNALDEMDIDYEDMVFISRETFQSGKSIAKVNGKSLLLSKVKYISKNLLDIHGQHDNHNLLDKVNHIFYVDSFGTDKIHKVLVGYNEKYVRMTTIKNRINKLEGNEGQREKRIDFLNYQLEEIKSANLKIGEDQDLLEKYAIISNAENLEKHLSKSYALLDTSDEENTSVFYNLAMAIRELRSIEKHMEKIKLIADSIEESYFNIEENITDLRNLKETIYYDEKELEYMNSRISLINTCKKKYAPTIEEIYEYKEKIQIEYEELINSSDIIIVLKKEKIALEREMKIIADQIHEIRSDTAKKLQGKIKDELNYIGLEKSEFYIEVKLVNEFYENGCDKVQFCISTNPGEPLNPLENIVSGGELSRIMLALKTVFVNKDEIPTVIFDEIDTGISGRIAQCVAEKMYSISLNHQILCVTHLPQIASMADTNYLISKNVLKNKTYTNVIKMNDEEKQQEIARMIGGTQVTKLTLENSKEMINMAKKQKKY, from the coding sequence ATGCTCCTACAATTAAATATTATGAATTTTGCCCTAATTGAAAAGTTAAGTATTAATTTTGAAAAAGGATTTAATGTCCTTTCTGGTGAAACAGGAGCGGGAAAATCAATTTTAATTGATGCTATAAATTATGTATTAGGGGGTAAATTCAATAAGAACTTAATCAGGACAGGTGAAAACAAAACTTATGTTGAGGCAATATTTAGCATTGATACTAAAAATAACAAAAATGCTTTAGATGAGATGGATATTGATTATGAGGACATGGTATTTATAAGTCGCGAAACTTTTCAATCTGGGAAAAGTATTGCAAAAGTTAATGGTAAATCATTGCTACTCTCAAAGGTTAAGTATATTAGTAAAAATTTATTGGATATTCATGGTCAACATGATAATCATAATTTATTAGATAAAGTCAATCATATATTTTATGTGGATTCCTTTGGAACTGATAAAATTCATAAGGTTCTTGTGGGATATAATGAGAAATATGTAAGAATGACTACAATCAAAAATAGAATTAATAAACTTGAAGGAAATGAAGGACAGCGAGAAAAAAGAATCGATTTCTTGAATTACCAGTTAGAAGAAATTAAAAGCGCCAATCTCAAAATTGGTGAAGACCAGGATCTTTTAGAAAAATATGCAATCATTAGCAATGCAGAAAATTTGGAAAAACATTTATCAAAAAGTTATGCATTATTAGATACCAGTGATGAGGAAAATACTTCGGTTTTTTATAATTTAGCTATGGCTATTAGGGAATTAAGAAGTATAGAAAAGCACATGGAAAAAATAAAATTAATTGCAGACTCTATAGAAGAAAGCTATTTTAATATAGAGGAAAATATTACGGATTTAAGAAACTTAAAAGAGACAATTTATTATGATGAAAAAGAATTAGAGTATATGAATAGTCGAATAAGCCTGATTAACACTTGTAAGAAGAAGTATGCACCTACCATTGAGGAAATTTATGAATATAAAGAAAAAATCCAAATTGAATATGAAGAATTAATTAATAGTAGTGATATAATCATTGTTCTTAAAAAAGAAAAAATAGCTCTTGAGCGTGAAATGAAAATTATAGCAGATCAGATTCATGAAATTAGATCTGATACAGCAAAAAAACTCCAAGGTAAAATAAAAGATGAATTAAATTATATTGGCCTTGAAAAAAGTGAGTTCTACATAGAAGTAAAACTCGTAAATGAATTTTATGAAAATGGCTGTGATAAAGTTCAATTTTGTATATCTACTAATCCTGGAGAACCACTAAATCCATTAGAAAATATTGTGTCTGGTGGGGAATTATCACGTATAATGCTTGCACTCAAAACTGTATTCGTTAATAAGGATGAAATACCTACTGTTATATTTGATGAAATAGACACTGGTATTAGTGGTAGAATCGCGCAATGTGTTGCAGAAAAGATGTATTCAATATCATTAAACCATCAAATCCTTTGTGTAACACATTTGCCCCAAATAGCTAGTATGGCAGATACAAATTATTTAATATCTAAAAATGTTTTAAAAAATAAAACTTATACCAATGTTATAAAAATGAATGATGAAGAAAAGCAACAAGAAATAGCTAGAATGATTGGTGGTACACAGGTTACTAAATTAACCTTGGAAAATTCTAAAGAAATGATAAATATGGCAAAGAAACAAAAAAAATATTAA